One Ensifer adhaerens genomic region harbors:
- a CDS encoding helix-turn-helix domain-containing protein has product MTTDHASGASTGEAETPPLGDRLRQRRKALKMTLQEVADEAGFSVGFISQIERGITVPSLTSLIAVCRTLKVEAGSFLNPPKVATPFTRREHRPVYGLGGESGKAVSYERLSASFPGNVLRSTIIHEPPGHRSEPMSHEGEEIFFILKGALTLEVDGEAMVLEAGDSAHFPSLRTHTMWNHTSEPTTILHTCTMDVFGDGAPSGSPTDSLAVTRAENRLEGIAEGK; this is encoded by the coding sequence GTGACGACGGACCATGCCAGCGGCGCTTCGACCGGCGAGGCAGAAACGCCGCCGCTCGGCGATCGCCTGCGCCAACGGCGAAAGGCCCTGAAGATGACGCTTCAAGAGGTCGCCGACGAGGCCGGTTTTTCCGTCGGCTTCATCTCGCAGATCGAGCGCGGCATCACCGTCCCGTCGCTGACCTCGCTGATCGCCGTCTGCCGGACCTTGAAAGTCGAGGCCGGCAGCTTCCTCAATCCGCCGAAGGTGGCGACGCCATTTACCCGGCGCGAACACCGTCCGGTCTATGGGCTCGGCGGAGAAAGCGGCAAGGCCGTCTCCTATGAGCGGCTCTCCGCCTCCTTTCCCGGCAACGTGCTCAGAAGCACTATTATCCACGAGCCGCCCGGCCATCGCAGCGAGCCAATGTCGCATGAGGGAGAGGAAATCTTCTTCATCCTGAAGGGAGCGTTGACGCTGGAGGTGGACGGCGAAGCGATGGTTCTCGAAGCGGGCGATTCCGCTCATTTCCCGTCGCTGCGCACCCATACGATGTGGAACCACACCAGTGAGCCGACCACGATCCTGCACACCTGCACCATGGACGTCTTCGGCGACGGAGCGCCCTCAGGAAGCCCCACCGACAGCCTCGCCGTGACCCGGGCCGAGAACCGGCTCGAGGGGATCGCCGAAGGCAAGTGA
- a CDS encoding P1 family peptidase: MTNIKRLRLRDIGFHPGAYEPGPLNAITDVMGVAVGHATVVEADCIRTGATAILPHDGNLFQDKVPAGFAVLNGFGKFAGSTQVEELGELETPVVLTNTLATGRAIEAVNRWTLAQPGNEKVVSLNAVVGETNDSRLNDIRAGRPTIDEIGAALAAAKTGAVEEGAVGAGTGTVAFGLKGGIGTSSRLVKAAGEVFTLGVLVQSNYGGRLTVCGRAYEAPAAHDRDGSIVIVIATDAPLSSRNLKRLAERAFGGLARTGAALSNGSGDYALAFSTAAAVRRTKARRAAIADYPDLPNDLISPLFEAAIEATEEAILNSLTMARTTHGFNAANGKPSTVEAISLERLRALSEH, from the coding sequence ATGACAAATATCAAGCGTTTACGGCTTCGCGACATCGGTTTCCACCCGGGTGCTTACGAACCCGGACCGCTCAATGCGATCACTGATGTGATGGGTGTCGCGGTCGGCCATGCCACCGTTGTCGAGGCCGACTGCATCCGCACCGGCGCCACCGCCATCCTGCCTCATGACGGCAACCTGTTTCAGGACAAGGTGCCGGCCGGCTTCGCCGTGCTCAACGGCTTCGGCAAGTTTGCGGGCTCCACCCAGGTAGAGGAGCTCGGCGAGCTGGAAACGCCCGTCGTTCTCACCAACACGCTGGCGACGGGACGCGCCATCGAGGCCGTCAATCGCTGGACGCTGGCGCAGCCGGGCAACGAGAAGGTCGTGTCGCTGAACGCGGTCGTCGGCGAGACCAACGACTCCCGCCTCAACGACATCCGCGCCGGTCGCCCGACGATCGACGAGATCGGCGCTGCCCTTGCCGCCGCGAAGACCGGTGCCGTCGAGGAGGGGGCTGTCGGTGCCGGAACCGGCACGGTGGCCTTCGGGCTGAAGGGCGGCATCGGTACGAGCTCGCGACTTGTGAAGGCGGCAGGCGAGGTCTTTACGCTCGGCGTGCTCGTCCAATCCAATTATGGCGGCCGGCTCACCGTCTGCGGTCGTGCCTACGAGGCGCCGGCGGCACACGACCGCGACGGTTCGATCGTCATCGTGATCGCGACCGATGCGCCGCTCTCTTCCCGCAACCTCAAGCGTCTGGCCGAACGCGCCTTCGGCGGCCTGGCCCGCACCGGCGCCGCGCTCAGCAATGGTTCCGGCGATTATGCGCTCGCCTTCTCGACGGCTGCCGCCGTTCGTCGCACCAAGGCGCGCCGGGCCGCGATTGCCGACTATCCCGATCTTCCAAACGACCTAATATCGCCGCTCTTCGAAGCGGCCATCGAGGCGACGGAGGAGGCCATCCTCAATTCGCTGACCATGGCCCGCACGACGCATGGTTTCAATGCCGCGAACGGCAAGCCGAGCACGGTCGAGGCGATCTCGCTCGAACGGCTTCGCGCGCTCAGCGAACACTGA
- a CDS encoding LysR substrate-binding domain-containing protein gives MISDQIGIDLLRSFVAVCRQGSLNRVATQTGRTQSALSMQMRRLEDLLGRQLFTRTGRGVVPTPEGELFLGYATRMLALGDEAAARLRQADLSGGVRVGLAEEVATTALPEALGRLRRGYQEIRLDVVVEQCVALGKTWPEGDLDIMVVPTSVVAADALTTWNVELQWVCATDYAFDETRPIDLVAFAAPCLWRRRMIETLADQGREHRITFTSQSITALQAAIENGLGIGLLPPEAIRAGTMRALPASPAVPKPFAVQYGLFARDRRSAVVDCAISVLLEGLPIASRT, from the coding sequence ATGATATCTGACCAGATTGGCATCGACCTCCTTCGCAGCTTCGTCGCGGTCTGCCGACAGGGTAGCCTGAACCGCGTCGCCACCCAGACCGGCCGCACGCAATCGGCGCTGAGCATGCAGATGCGCCGGCTCGAAGATCTGCTCGGCCGACAGCTCTTCACCCGCACCGGTCGCGGCGTCGTGCCGACACCCGAAGGCGAATTGTTCCTCGGATACGCCACGCGCATGCTGGCGCTCGGCGACGAAGCGGCGGCGCGGCTGCGGCAGGCCGACCTGAGCGGTGGCGTGCGGGTCGGCCTGGCCGAGGAAGTGGCAACGACGGCGCTGCCCGAAGCGCTCGGTCGACTGCGGCGCGGCTACCAGGAGATCCGGCTCGACGTGGTGGTCGAGCAATGCGTGGCGCTTGGAAAGACCTGGCCCGAAGGCGACCTCGATATCATGGTCGTGCCGACCTCCGTGGTCGCCGCCGACGCCCTCACCACCTGGAATGTGGAGCTGCAATGGGTCTGCGCGACGGACTACGCCTTCGACGAGACCCGACCGATCGACCTTGTTGCCTTCGCCGCACCCTGCCTCTGGCGCCGCCGCATGATCGAGACCTTGGCCGACCAGGGCCGGGAACACCGGATCACTTTTACCAGCCAGAGCATCACGGCGCTGCAGGCCGCGATCGAGAACGGGCTCGGCATTGGTTTGCTTCCGCCGGAAGCGATACGCGCGGGCACGATGCGGGCACTGCCCGCCTCGCCAGCCGTACCGAAGCCGTTTGCCGTCCAGTATGGGCTTTTTGCCCGGGATCGGCGATCGGCCGTCGTCGATTGCGCGATCAGCGTGCTGCTCGAAGGCTTGCCGATCGCTTCAAGGACCTAA
- a CDS encoding NmrA family NAD(P)-binding protein yields MNQRSNTILVVGATGRFAGLVLPELARRGARVRALIRDEAQGTIAKSLGASEIAIGDLRERTSLDRALEGADGVFHIGPAFAPDEAAMGVSMVEAAVRASVRKFVFSSVIQPTHVRLKNHAAKIPVEDALYSSPLEYTILHPANFMQNLRSAWASVLATGSFAEPFPTATRIARVDYRDVAEVAAIALTEDRLAYATLELSAEGRHNREEIARMMSAALGRPIVAATIGFHEWAKPIAAKYTDHQLELLSKVHAHYAEVGLGGNSLTLRAALQREPRNLESFIRELAQA; encoded by the coding sequence ATGAACCAGCGCTCCAACACGATCCTTGTCGTCGGTGCCACCGGCCGCTTCGCCGGCCTTGTCCTTCCCGAACTGGCGCGGCGCGGCGCCAGGGTCCGTGCCCTCATCCGCGACGAAGCGCAGGGCACGATTGCGAAATCGCTCGGTGCATCGGAGATCGCGATCGGCGATCTGCGCGAGCGCACCAGCCTTGACCGGGCACTTGAGGGCGCTGACGGCGTCTTCCACATCGGCCCGGCCTTTGCGCCGGACGAGGCGGCGATGGGCGTATCGATGGTCGAAGCCGCCGTTCGCGCCAGCGTCCGGAAGTTCGTTTTCTCCTCGGTCATCCAGCCAACCCATGTGCGGCTGAAGAACCATGCAGCCAAGATCCCGGTGGAGGACGCGCTCTATTCCTCGCCGCTCGAATACACCATTTTGCATCCGGCAAACTTCATGCAGAACCTGCGGTCGGCCTGGGCGAGCGTGCTTGCCACCGGCAGCTTCGCCGAGCCGTTTCCGACAGCAACGCGCATCGCCCGTGTCGACTACCGTGATGTCGCTGAAGTCGCGGCCATTGCCCTCACGGAGGACCGGCTCGCCTATGCGACGCTGGAACTTAGCGCCGAGGGCCGGCACAACCGCGAGGAAATCGCCCGAATGATGAGCGCCGCGCTCGGTCGGCCGATCGTTGCGGCAACCATCGGCTTTCACGAATGGGCAAAACCGATCGCCGCGAAATACACCGACCACCAGCTGGAGCTGCTGTCCAAGGTTCACGCCCACTATGCCGAAGTCGGACTTGGCGGAAACAGCCTGACGCTGCGCGCCGCTCTTCAGCGCGAACCGCGCAATCTCGAGAGTTTCATTCGCGAGCTGGCGCAGGCCTAA
- a CDS encoding LysR substrate-binding domain-containing protein produces the protein MEIKWLEDFLALASTLNFSKAADERHVTQSAFSRRIRQLEAWLGATLVDRATYPSRLTEAGSKFVPVAQETLKQLYQARRNLQQEEGSDARTIKLTALHTLSFTFFPAWMTRVNARSGPLFSRLRPDSGSMEENLNSLVDGECDFLLTYAHTQVPHLLDPQAFEHRVLGHERIIPVSAANEAGEPLHRLEGGTKPFPHLSYEKSSFFGQLLDDLIGRELPPAQRVHEGSMSVGLKAMAESGWGIAWVPESLMTDELANGSLVRAADPRWDVSVEIRLYRAKENRRPIVGRVWQSLEAVA, from the coding sequence GTGGAAATCAAATGGCTTGAGGACTTTCTGGCGCTCGCCAGCACGCTGAACTTCTCAAAGGCGGCGGACGAGCGCCATGTCACCCAGTCCGCGTTCAGCCGCCGCATCCGGCAGTTGGAGGCCTGGCTCGGCGCCACGCTCGTCGACCGCGCGACCTATCCTTCGCGCCTGACGGAGGCGGGGTCGAAATTCGTGCCGGTGGCGCAGGAGACTCTGAAACAGCTCTACCAGGCAAGGCGCAATCTGCAGCAGGAGGAAGGCTCCGACGCCCGCACCATCAAGCTGACAGCGCTGCACACGCTCTCCTTCACCTTCTTTCCCGCATGGATGACACGGGTCAACGCCCGGAGCGGGCCGCTCTTCTCCCGACTTCGCCCCGATTCCGGCAGCATGGAGGAAAACCTCAATTCGCTTGTCGACGGCGAATGCGACTTCCTGCTGACCTACGCCCATACCCAGGTCCCGCACCTGCTCGACCCGCAGGCCTTCGAACATCGCGTGCTCGGCCACGAACGCATCATCCCCGTTTCGGCGGCGAATGAAGCGGGGGAGCCCCTGCACCGGCTGGAAGGCGGCACGAAACCGTTCCCGCATCTGAGCTACGAAAAATCGTCGTTCTTCGGCCAGCTTCTGGATGATCTGATCGGGCGCGAGCTACCGCCGGCGCAAAGGGTGCACGAAGGCAGCATGTCGGTGGGGCTGAAAGCCATGGCCGAATCCGGATGGGGCATCGCCTGGGTGCCCGAAAGCCTGATGACGGATGAGCTGGCGAACGGCTCGCTGGTCAGGGCCGCCGACCCGCGCTGGGACGTCAGTGTCGAGATCCGGCTCTATCGCGCCAAGGAAAACCGCCGCCCGATCGTCGGCCGCGTCTGGCAGAGCCTGGAAGCTGTCGCCTAA
- a CDS encoding amino acid permease has translation MTKPLDATSGRSQQTTPEMATRPSLGIWACSALVVGNIIGSGFYLSPAALAPYGAAALVGWVCMAVAAMCLGLVFARLAGVRPATGGPYAYSRMAFGPFAGFLVAWAYWISIWASLPAIAMAFTGYLGVFFPNLQHMPGGFTAVSLAAMWLVAAINMFGVRSAGRFQIVTVGLKLLPFIAIALLGLFWIEPQNLTPINPSGLSMLGLISATAPLTMFAFLGIESATVPAGDVDDPKRTIPRATVLGTLCCGLIFILGTLVVMGTVPRETLARSAAPFSDAAFMMWGWWGSTLVAAAVVLSSIGALNGWTLLMAQVPMAAARDGLFPPVFGRLSSRGVPQWDIVLSMLLASALLVLQTSGVSGLMVVYRFAVDLSTTAAMVPYVFCSLVEGALFLALTRPRDGEWGGFRLGPYKPYALVAFIFSLWTVYGSGPQAGLWCLLLLLVALPVYLSVERKEPSTG, from the coding sequence ATGACGAAGCCGCTTGATGCAACCTCAGGCAGGTCTCAGCAGACGACGCCCGAAATGGCGACACGGCCGAGCCTCGGCATCTGGGCTTGCTCCGCGCTCGTCGTCGGCAACATCATCGGCTCCGGCTTCTATCTCTCTCCCGCCGCACTCGCGCCCTACGGCGCCGCAGCCCTCGTCGGCTGGGTCTGCATGGCGGTTGCCGCCATGTGCCTCGGCCTTGTGTTTGCGCGGCTCGCAGGCGTCAGGCCCGCGACCGGCGGCCCCTACGCCTACAGTCGCATGGCTTTCGGTCCGTTTGCCGGCTTTCTGGTCGCCTGGGCCTACTGGATCTCGATCTGGGCGTCGCTGCCGGCGATCGCCATGGCCTTCACCGGTTATCTCGGCGTGTTCTTCCCGAACCTTCAGCATATGCCGGGCGGCTTCACGGCGGTTTCGCTCGCCGCCATGTGGCTGGTTGCCGCCATCAACATGTTCGGCGTCAGGAGCGCCGGGCGTTTCCAGATCGTGACCGTCGGATTGAAACTCCTTCCCTTCATCGCGATTGCGCTTCTCGGCCTCTTCTGGATCGAGCCGCAGAACCTGACACCCATCAACCCGAGCGGGCTGTCCATGCTCGGTCTGATCTCCGCGACCGCACCGTTGACGATGTTCGCCTTTCTCGGCATCGAGTCTGCCACCGTTCCGGCCGGCGATGTCGACGATCCGAAACGCACGATCCCGCGGGCGACCGTGCTCGGCACGCTCTGCTGCGGCCTCATCTTCATCCTAGGCACGCTCGTGGTCATGGGCACGGTCCCGCGCGAAACGCTTGCGCGTTCCGCCGCTCCCTTCTCCGATGCGGCCTTCATGATGTGGGGCTGGTGGGGGAGCACGCTGGTTGCGGCCGCCGTCGTTCTTTCGTCGATCGGCGCGCTCAACGGCTGGACGCTGCTGATGGCTCAGGTGCCGATGGCAGCGGCCCGCGATGGGCTGTTCCCTCCAGTTTTCGGGCGCCTTTCCAGCCGTGGCGTGCCGCAGTGGGATATCGTCCTGTCGATGCTACTTGCTTCGGCCCTTCTCGTTCTGCAGACCTCGGGCGTGTCGGGACTGATGGTCGTCTATAGGTTCGCCGTCGACCTTTCGACCACCGCAGCCATGGTGCCTTACGTCTTCTGCAGCCTCGTCGAGGGCGCGCTGTTCCTGGCACTCACACGTCCGCGCGACGGGGAATGGGGCGGCTTCCGCCTTGGCCCCTACAAGCCTTATGCCCTGGTCGCCTTCATCTTTTCGCTTTGGACGGTCTACGGCAGCGGACCTCAGGCGGGCCTCTGGTGCCTCCTGCTGCTGCTCGTGGCACTGCCCGTCTACCTGTCAGTCGAAAGGAAGGAGCCGTCCACTGGCTGA
- a CDS encoding DUF2798 domain-containing protein, producing MSKKLPHRYQAIVMPLVLSVLMSGIVSFVSTAIGNGIHPDILALWIKAWAFSWLVAFPSLLVVLPLVRRIVAATVEQPRSN from the coding sequence ATGTCAAAAAAGCTTCCGCATCGATACCAGGCCATCGTCATGCCGCTTGTTCTTTCCGTCCTGATGTCGGGCATCGTCTCCTTCGTCTCGACGGCCATCGGCAACGGCATCCATCCCGATATTCTCGCACTATGGATCAAGGCCTGGGCTTTCTCCTGGCTGGTCGCCTTTCCGAGCCTGCTCGTGGTTCTTCCGCTCGTGCGCCGCATCGTGGCGGCGACCGTCGAACAGCCGCGCAGCAACTGA
- a CDS encoding quinone oxidoreductase family protein encodes MKAIRVHQHGGPDVLAYENFELGEPGPGEVRVRNRAIGVNFVDIYLRSGAYPPPQLPFIPGKEGAGEVVSVGPDVEGFKPGDRVAYAEALGAYAEEHNVPARVLVHLPEDIDFETGAAMMLKGLTAQYLLRRTFRVEAGHTLLVHAAAGGVGLILTQWAKHLGAKVIGTVGSPEKAELARANGADYVIDYGKENFATRVLEITEGEGVDVVYDSIGKATFEGSLDSLRPFGHFVSFGAASGSIPPFDITTLAQKGSLYATWPLLPAHLSRREDVLAMSKDLFDVVARGAVNIRVHARLPLAEAAEAHRRLEGRQTTGALVLLP; translated from the coding sequence ATGAAAGCTATCCGCGTGCATCAGCACGGCGGGCCCGATGTGCTCGCCTACGAAAATTTCGAACTCGGCGAACCCGGCCCGGGGGAAGTGCGCGTGCGCAACCGGGCGATCGGCGTCAACTTCGTCGACATCTATTTGCGCAGCGGCGCCTACCCGCCGCCGCAGCTTCCATTCATCCCAGGTAAGGAGGGAGCCGGAGAGGTGGTCTCTGTCGGGCCCGATGTCGAGGGCTTCAAGCCGGGTGACCGCGTTGCCTATGCCGAGGCGCTCGGAGCCTATGCCGAGGAACACAATGTGCCGGCCCGTGTCCTCGTGCATCTGCCTGAGGATATCGACTTCGAGACGGGTGCGGCGATGATGCTGAAAGGGCTGACGGCGCAATATCTGTTGCGTCGCACCTTCCGGGTCGAGGCCGGCCACACCCTCCTCGTTCATGCGGCCGCGGGCGGTGTCGGCCTGATCCTGACGCAATGGGCGAAACATCTTGGGGCAAAGGTCATTGGCACCGTCGGTTCGCCGGAGAAGGCCGAACTGGCGCGGGCCAATGGTGCGGACTACGTGATCGACTACGGCAAGGAGAACTTTGCAACGCGCGTGCTCGAAATCACCGAAGGCGAGGGGGTCGACGTCGTCTACGACAGCATCGGCAAGGCGACGTTCGAAGGTTCGCTCGACAGCCTGCGCCCCTTCGGTCATTTCGTCAGTTTCGGCGCCGCTTCCGGCTCGATCCCTCCCTTCGACATCACGACGCTGGCGCAGAAGGGATCGCTTTATGCCACCTGGCCGCTGTTACCTGCGCATCTATCGCGACGCGAGGACGTGCTGGCGATGAGCAAGGATCTCTTCGACGTTGTCGCGCGCGGCGCGGTCAATATCCGCGTGCACGCGCGTCTGCCATTGGCCGAGGCAGCCGAGGCGCATCGCCGGCTCGAAGGACGCCAGACGACAGGCGCCTTGGTGCTCCTGCCGTAA
- a CDS encoding dipeptidase: MATQAKIPVFDGHNDVLSRLWRSPGGAAERRFLDGVDTGHIDLDKAAAGGLAGGLCAVYVASPGLAKDGSGEFATPDQQSALEATLGMTSLLMRIERQSEGRLKICRSAADIRAAMDKGAFASVLHIEGIEAVGADLDVLYVLHAAGLRTLGPVWSRPNLFAYGVPFRFPSSPDIGPGLSEAGKDLVRACNELKIMLDLSHMNEQGFWDIAALSQAPLVASHSNVHALCPHSRNLTDRQLDAIRDTGGLAGINFGVLFLRADGTRNTDTPLSLLVDHIDYIVERIGIDHVALGSDFDGTAIPAAMRSAADLPLLVDLLRTRGYDDAALAKICHGNWIRVLETTWGG; encoded by the coding sequence TTGGCGACGCAAGCGAAAATCCCGGTCTTTGACGGACATAACGACGTGCTGTCGCGGCTCTGGCGTTCGCCGGGCGGCGCTGCCGAGCGCCGCTTCCTCGATGGCGTCGATACCGGGCATATCGATCTCGACAAGGCCGCGGCGGGTGGCCTTGCCGGCGGCCTCTGCGCCGTCTACGTCGCCTCGCCGGGCCTTGCCAAGGATGGCAGCGGCGAGTTTGCAACGCCCGATCAACAAAGCGCACTCGAAGCCACGCTCGGCATGACGAGCCTGCTGATGCGGATCGAACGCCAGTCGGAGGGCCGGCTGAAGATTTGCCGCAGTGCTGCCGATATCCGCGCCGCCATGGACAAGGGTGCCTTTGCCTCGGTGCTGCACATCGAGGGTATCGAGGCGGTCGGCGCCGATCTCGACGTGCTCTATGTGCTTCACGCCGCGGGTCTGCGCACGCTCGGCCCCGTCTGGAGCCGGCCGAACCTCTTTGCCTATGGCGTTCCCTTCCGCTTTCCCTCTTCACCCGATATCGGTCCAGGCCTCAGCGAGGCCGGCAAGGATCTCGTGCGCGCCTGCAACGAGCTGAAGATCATGCTTGATCTCTCGCACATGAACGAGCAGGGCTTCTGGGACATCGCCGCGCTGTCGCAGGCGCCGCTCGTCGCCTCCCATTCCAACGTGCACGCGCTCTGCCCGCATAGCCGCAACCTGACGGACCGTCAGCTCGACGCGATCAGGGACACCGGCGGTTTGGCCGGCATCAACTTCGGCGTCCTTTTCCTGCGCGCGGACGGGACCAGGAACACGGATACGCCGCTCTCGCTCCTTGTCGACCACATCGACTATATCGTCGAGCGTATCGGTATCGATCATGTGGCGCTCGGCTCTGACTTCGACGGTACGGCCATCCCTGCTGCGATGCGCAGCGCGGCCGATCTGCCGCTGCTCGTCGACCTGCTGCGCACCCGCGGCTATGACGATGCGGCCCTCGCAAAGATCTGCCACGGCAACTGGATCCGCGTGCTGGAGACAACCTGGGGCGGGTGA
- a CDS encoding D-amino-acid transaminase, with protein MSQPSIRTVYLNGEFLPENEARLSIFDRGFLFGDGIYEVTAVLEGRLIDSASHMARLERCAREIDVPLPVSTDEIVAIEKRLIEENGLVEGMVYLQLTRGAEDRNFLFSEDIKPTLVLFTQAKTLVTAPIKGLSVKTVPDQRWARRDIKSVCLLPQVIAKRIAKAEGCDEAWMIEDGFVTEGASSTAYIVTADNRIVTRGNSHKTLPGCTRLAALALAAEQGMTLEERPFTLEEALNAREACLTSASNFVAPITRIDGNAVGSGEPGPVVKRLRELYLERARQTAI; from the coding sequence ATGTCCCAGCCGTCCATCCGCACCGTCTATCTCAACGGCGAGTTTTTGCCCGAGAACGAGGCGCGCCTCTCGATCTTCGATCGCGGCTTCCTCTTCGGTGATGGCATCTACGAGGTCACCGCCGTGCTTGAGGGCAGGCTGATCGACAGCGCATCGCATATGGCGCGCCTGGAGCGCTGCGCGCGTGAAATCGATGTGCCTTTGCCGGTATCGACCGACGAGATCGTCGCGATCGAAAAGCGGCTGATCGAAGAGAACGGCCTTGTCGAAGGCATGGTCTATCTGCAGCTCACCCGAGGCGCCGAGGACCGGAACTTTCTGTTCTCCGAGGATATCAAGCCGACGCTGGTGCTCTTCACCCAGGCAAAGACGCTGGTGACTGCCCCCATCAAGGGGCTGTCGGTCAAGACCGTGCCCGACCAGCGCTGGGCGCGCCGCGACATCAAGAGTGTGTGCCTGCTGCCGCAGGTGATCGCCAAGCGCATCGCCAAGGCTGAAGGCTGCGATGAGGCGTGGATGATCGAGGACGGGTTCGTGACGGAAGGTGCTTCCTCCACCGCCTACATCGTCACCGCGGACAACCGCATCGTCACGCGCGGCAACAGCCACAAGACGCTGCCCGGCTGCACCCGGCTCGCCGCTCTCGCGCTCGCCGCCGAACAGGGAATGACGCTGGAAGAACGCCCCTTCACGCTCGAAGAGGCGCTCAACGCCCGCGAAGCGTGCCTCACCAGCGCTTCGAACTTCGTTGCGCCGATCACCCGCATCGACGGCAATGCCGTCGGTAGCGGTGAGCCTGGCCCGGTGGTCAAGCGCCTGCGCGAGCTCTATCTGGAGCGCGCACGACAGACGGCGATCTAG
- a CDS encoding serine hydrolase domain-containing protein → MTKPTSLDWQAAEAAARRLTAQWVADEPGGAVIGFDASGPRFSHAAGVESLATSAPFTLDSVVRYASLTKHVFSAMVLAHADLIGLDDPLGQHLPELRSPLADVTVGQALDMSGGLPDTRECLSLLGLSVYTETTAGPLLEYLSRLERLNFDAGTEVSYSNTGYRLIEAALERKGFRFDDFVQREIAAPLGIALKAPDVWNDPVSDLVPGYWHSGETWQLSAAGLHISASGSLTGSAGALATWLQALLGGEGRFAGLLQKLQAPRYLADGRPTGYGLGLRNSSLGGREFVGHGGSHPGYKTYFLLDPETRAGFVVVSNREDTNGYKIALESMAALTGIPLPTPAADLGDGLYVTEAGPWWVEVKGSTCTYLDADETLYEDGDGWASSRSASSPLRLRRDGSALVGEVGHAARRFLPAATHEPLPASLSGVWRSDEGAEFTVENGAVLMGVGPVRQTMKLTPLGNGRFLFTLSDGPWVKRICLHLLGPDHLELVTSRARMIEYRRRA, encoded by the coding sequence ATGACGAAGCCGACATCGCTGGATTGGCAAGCCGCCGAAGCGGCTGCGAGACGCCTGACCGCACAATGGGTGGCAGACGAACCGGGCGGCGCGGTCATCGGCTTCGATGCATCCGGACCGCGCTTCTCGCATGCGGCCGGCGTCGAGAGCCTCGCGACATCCGCGCCGTTCACGCTCGACAGCGTCGTGCGCTATGCGTCCCTCACCAAGCACGTCTTCTCAGCGATGGTGCTCGCCCATGCCGACCTTATCGGTCTCGACGATCCGCTCGGCCAGCATCTTCCGGAACTGCGGTCGCCACTTGCGGACGTGACGGTCGGGCAGGCGCTCGACATGAGTGGCGGCCTGCCGGATACCCGCGAATGCCTGTCGTTGCTCGGCCTTTCCGTCTACACGGAGACCACGGCCGGACCGCTGCTGGAGTACCTCTCGCGCCTGGAGCGGCTGAACTTTGACGCCGGCACCGAGGTCTCATACTCCAACACCGGCTATCGCCTCATCGAAGCGGCTTTGGAGCGCAAGGGCTTCCGCTTCGACGATTTCGTCCAACGGGAAATCGCGGCCCCGCTTGGCATCGCGCTGAAGGCGCCGGATGTCTGGAACGATCCGGTGAGCGACCTCGTTCCCGGCTACTGGCACTCGGGCGAAACCTGGCAGCTTTCTGCCGCTGGCCTGCACATTTCCGCATCGGGCAGCCTCACCGGCAGCGCCGGGGCGCTTGCCACCTGGCTGCAGGCGCTGCTCGGTGGCGAAGGCCGCTTCGCCGGTCTTCTGCAGAAGTTGCAGGCGCCCCGATATCTCGCCGACGGGCGACCAACAGGATACGGGCTCGGCCTGCGCAACTCGTCGCTCGGCGGCCGCGAATTCGTTGGCCATGGCGGTTCACATCCCGGCTACAAGACCTATTTCCTCCTCGATCCCGAAACGCGCGCCGGCTTCGTCGTGGTCTCCAACCGCGAGGACACCAACGGTTACAAGATCGCGCTCGAAAGCATGGCAGCGCTCACCGGCATTCCTCTGCCGACCCCGGCAGCCGATCTCGGCGACGGTCTCTACGTGACGGAGGCCGGTCCGTGGTGGGTCGAGGTCAAGGGCAGCACCTGCACCTATCTCGATGCGGATGAGACGCTCTATGAGGACGGCGACGGCTGGGCCTCGTCGCGCTCGGCCTCATCCCCTCTCCGGCTGCGCCGCGACGGCTCCGCCCTTGTCGGCGAGGTCGGCCATGCCGCGCGACGCTTCCTTCCAGCGGCGACGCATGAGCCGCTGCCGGCGTCGCTCTCCGGGGTCTGGCGCTCCGACGAAGGGGCGGAATTCACGGTCGAGAACGGCGCGGTCCTGATGGGCGTCGGCCCCGTGCGTCAGACCATGAAGCTCACTCCCCTTGGCAATGGTCGCTTCCTGTTCACGCTGAGCGATGGGCCCTGGGTCAAGCGCATCTGCCTGCATCTCCTCGGGCCAGATCACCTCGAACTGGTGACAAGCCGAGCCCGGATGATCGAATATCGCCGCCGCGCCTGA